In a single window of the Nicotiana tomentosiformis chromosome 8, ASM39032v3, whole genome shotgun sequence genome:
- the LOC138897646 gene encoding uncharacterized protein gives MDPLKYIFQKTMHMGKLAKWQILLSEFDIFYITQKAVKGQALADHLAENPIGREYEPLKTYFPDEKVSFVGEDITEAYDGRRMFFDGAANFKKVGIGAVLVSKTGQHYPVSSKLRFPCTNNMAEYEACILGLRLPIDMNIQELLVIRDSDLLVHHVLGEWDAKNTKILPYLHCVQEMIKRFMKIEFKHVPRIQNEFEDALATLSSMIQHPDKNFIDLISIGIHKHPTYYAHVEEEFDGNLWFHDIKEYLEKGEYPENATHTQKRTLRRLANHFFQSGGILYRRAPDLRLLRCVDAKEASRLLEKIHVGTCGPHMNAFVLAKKVEATSYKAVTKKVVADFVRDRIVCRFRVSESIITDNTANLNSDLIKAMYETFKIKHRNSIAYRSQMNGVAEAANKNIKKILRRMVDNYKQWHEKLPFALLGYQTTVRTSAGATPYLLVYGTEVVILTEVEIPSLRIIQEVELSDAEWVQNRYEQLAIIDGKRMNVVCHGHLYQNRMARAFNKKY, from the exons atggatccgctaaaatataTCTTTCAGAAGACCATGCATatgggtaagttagcaaagtggcaaatattgctaagtgagttcgacatcttCTATataactcagaaggcagtcaaagggcaagcattggctgATCATTTAGCTGAAAATCCCATAGgcagagaatacgaaccattgaagacgtattttccTGACGAAAAGGTATCCTTTGTAGGAGAGGATATTACCGAGGCATACGACGGTCGGAGGATGTTCTTTgatggagcagcaaacttcaagaAAGTAGGCATCGGAGCCGTCTTAGTATCAAAAAccggtcaacattatccggtatcctCAAAACTCAGATTcccgtgcaccaacaatatggcagaatacgaggcATGCATCTTAGGACTCAGGTTACCCATCGACATGAAcattcaggagttgctggtaatcaGAGATTCAGACCTATTGGTACACCATGTTCTTGGAGAATGGGATGctaagaataccaaaatattgccatacttgcattgtgtacAAGAAATGATCAAGAGGTTCATGAAGATAGAATTCAAGCATGTCCCAAGGATTCAAAATGAATTTGAAGACGCGCTTgccaccttgtcttccatgatacaacatccagacaagaacttCATCGATCTTATCTCAATAGGGATTCATAAGCATCCGACTTattatgctcatgttgaagaGGAGTTTGACGGAAATCTGTGGTTCCATGACATCAAGGAATACTTGGAAAAGGGAGAATATCCAGAGAATGCTACACATACCCAGAAGCGCACGCTCCGAAgattggccaatcatttcttccaaagcggaggaattctgtatagaagagCACCCGACTTGAGATTActgcgatgtgtcgatgccaaggaggcatctagattgctcgaAAAAATACATGTCGGAACCTGTGGACCCCACATGAACGCCTTCGTTTTGGCCAAAAAG gTGGAAGCCACGTCCTATAAGGCtgtgactaagaaggtcgtagcagatttCGTCCGGGATCGCATCGTCTGTCGATTTAGAGTATCTGAatcaatcatcactgacaataCCGCTAATCTCAACAGTGACCTGATAAAAGCCATGtatgaaacattcaagatcaagcatcgaaATTCCATAGCATACCGGtcgcaaatgaatggagtcgcagaagccgccaataagaatatcaagaaaatattgAGGAGAATGGTGGATAactacaaacaatggcacgaaaaGCTACCATTTGCTTTACTCGGGTATCAAACCACAGTTCGTACATCAGCTGGGGCAACTCCCTATTTACTGGTTTACGGTACTGAAGTCGTTATTCTCACCGAAGTGGAGATCccttccttaagaatcatacaagaagtcgagctcagcgacgcagaatgggtacagaaccggtatgaacaactagctATCATTGATGGTAAACGAATGAACGTAGTGTGCCACGGTCACCTAtaccagaacagaatggcaagagctttcaacaaaaaataTTAG